The Acidobacteriota bacterium genomic interval CTCTTCCGCTTGCGGTGAACTTTCGAACGGCTCTCTGGGAGCTCTGCTGCGTAAAGGCTGCCGAAATATCCAGAACTACCACGGCTAAAAGTAAGACTCGGTTTTTCATTCTCTTGTGCGAATTAAATCAACGGTGACCTTCGCCTGCTCGTCGGCGCTGAGTGTTACATGTGCGGCGTGAGACAGATAAGCGCTTAGAGCTTCACGATTGCGATATTCGATTCCGTCGAGCCGGTCGAAAGCCATGATGTCGTACCGTCCCGGCGCAAGGCCCTGAACCTGAAAGGTGCCGGAGCCGTTCACGAACACCTGCCGAGGAGGGACGCCACTGTCCTCATCGATCATCAGGACTTGCGCAAATTGCGCGCTATTCGCGATTTGGACCGACCCACTCAGCGACGCGCCGTCATCGCGGGTGACAACTTGAATGGGCTGGGGATCTGAGCCGTCGGCCAAAATCAGAGGTTCACGAAGAAGGTCCCTACCGCCGCAAGTAATGGACGACACATAGCCGTATCCCAAAGATTCAACCTCCACGTCGTAGGTGCCGGCTTCGAGGCCACGAAAGGCTTCTACTCCTCCTGCAGTCTGGCTTCCAGCCCAGAATTGTTGATATGGGGGCTTGCGCGAGACCAGCCTCAGCTGCGCAGAGTGCATTCGGCGGTTGTTAGAGAAACGACCGCCTCCACTAACCATCCCGATTGATGGAGACGGAGTGCTTTCGGGTTTGCTGTAGTCCGATTGGTATTCCACCGGAATCGTCATGGTGCGTACGACCGGAATTCGGAGCTCGGGCAAATCTCCATTAACATTCAGAGGGACATCCGCGTAGAGCTCAGTTCCCTCGAAATCACGCCCGTTGAAACGCAGGTGATAAGTGCCTGCCGGAATCGGGAAGGCATCAAAGCGTCCCGTTCTGGGATCAAGTCGAATCGGGACGTTTGTGCTTTCGCCATCCTGATCGAGAAGCCTGAGGCCGCCGCTGTTTCCCGTGATGCCAGTAACCGCCCCCGAGACACGATATGCCGGAACTCTCCGCGTGGTGAACTCCAAGTTGACGCGCTGGCCGGGAAGAATGCGGAGCGGTGTTGCCGCGCTTAGCTCGCGCACTCCAGGATAGTAGAGGGCGGGAATGACCTCAGATTTCTCCTTCTCTGCGAGGGGTCTGGCTCGCATGTTAGGACCCACCTCCACGAAGTATGTGCCTGGCCTGAGATCCGCGATTCGAAAGTTGCCGTCTTCGTCCGTGGCACGATTCCCATGCTGCTGCCACACTCGCCGCCCATTCATAATTTGGCCAAAACGCAAACGAACCGGCAGTCCATCGAGCGGCTCGCCTTCAGGGTTCTCAACGTGTCCGCTGATTACCGCTTCCGGCACGAGTCGCACGACGAGATTCGTGGAAGGCGATGAGAGCGTGACCACGTTGGGAGCGGGAGCGTGAGGTTCGGCGAGTTCATTTTCCTGAAAGAAGCCCGGCTTGTGCGCCTGGAGGTTTACCGTGGTGGAGATCAGGTTCTCGAAACGAAAGTTCCCATTCTGGTCTGCAAGCTTGGCGCTCTGATCCAGTTGTACTAACGCGTACGGAATGCCGGCGCCCGTCGCCGAACTCACAACAGTTCCGGTAAGGACGTATCGTGCAGCAGATGGCTCCGAGCTGCCCACGAGCTGAGCGCAAAAAAACCTCGAAGAGAGAAACAGCAACAGGACGGCAAAGAAAATGCGGTGCGAGGCCAAAAGCACCGCGGCACGAGAGTACCGCATGCAAATAAACTAGCCGAGAAGCTGGCCGGTGCGCAAATCCCAGAATCGTACCGAAATGGCAACAAAATCGGTCAAAACTGAAGACTCGGAGCGCCCCGAGCGCCTCTCTGCCCGGCGAGGCTGACGAAGCTCGCGAATTGGTAAGGTTCGCACTTCGAACCTACGTCCCAATTCGCCGGGCGAGGGGCCCGGGCGCTCCGGTGAGTCTCCTTTTCACGGAGTCAGCTTGCCTGTTTGCAGATAGTTTTGTGAGGGCACACCAAAGGCATCCGCGATACGGTTGAAGAAGGCAAATATTGCGATTACGTAAACAGCTTCGGAAATCTGATTCTCTGTCCAACCTGCTTCTCGCAGCCGCTGTACGTCTTCGTATGTGGACCGGCTGGCTGATTCTGTAATCAGCTTTGCATACTCCAGCAACGCGCGTTCAGCCAGGGAGAGACTTGCGTCTTGTAACTTCCCTTCGGCAATCGCGGCTACCGTCACATCGGAGGCTCCCTGGACCCGCAGGAAGTAAGCGTGACTGTCGATTCAATATGGGCAACGGTTCAGCGATGAGACGTAAGTAGCCAGCATCTCTTTATGGTGTCGAGAGAGGTATCCCTCAGAGAAGTGAAGGGTACTCGAACACCCCACAACTTGTCGCAGGAAGTCAGGCCGCGCTCCAAAACACTTGATGATGCCTGGAACTCGGTGACGTTCCGATCCAGCCCGCCAAAAGTCGTAAGCGGCAGCGGTTTCGCCGCTAGCTTCATGGTCCTCGATGACACGAATTTTGGTGGCGGGTTTGGGATTTTCATCAGTCATACAGTTTTGGTGATCTCAGTCCATCTCCCGCATTCCCAGCACACTCGGAGTCGCAGCTCCAGACTCCACTGCGTCCTGCGCCTTCTGCCATTCCTGTTCTGGAATCAACCTAATCGGCTGCAGCTTCTTTGCTGTCAACTGCTTGTTGAGCGAATCAAGCTGCGGAGTGACCAGCTTCTGAAATTCTCCGATTACATCTTCGAGCTCACGCCGTAGGACTTCAGTACGCTCCGCTTGTGAATCGGTCGGCCTGCCCTCATAGCCGTTCACGTCGCTGTAAAGACCGGCGAGAAATTCGCGCAGACGCTCCTCACCGGTGATCGCTCCACCTTCTTTAGTAGCGACAATCTTGCTTCGAATAGTGTCGGAATCGGCCGCCAGTTTAGTCAGCTTTTGCTTCAGCGCATCCCTGTCTTTGAGTCCGCTCGCATCGTGATTCGCGGTATCGTGCACCGCGATGATGGAATCCACCGCCCAGCTCATGTGATTGAGCATCGCAGAAAGCTTGGTGGCGAGATCGAACTGCTGCTTGCGATCTTCGTCGGTAAATTTCACCCGCGGATCGAGAACAACATCGACTTTCGATTCGTAAGTCTTGTCGCCCTTCGTCATCTTCACTGTATAACTCCCGGGCAGAACGCGGGGGCCAAATGCCGCGCCAAATGAAGCGCTAGCTGCAGGCGGGACCTTCGGCGGCTTCAGGTGCATCGACCACTCTGCGCGATTCACGCCGCGATGTTTGCTGCTCGAAACCGTATCCACCAGCTTGCCGTTTGAATCGAAGATTTCGATTTTCAGATCGCCGAAGATGTGACGCGCGCGCTGATAATAAGGAATTGTCGCCACATCTGGACGGCTCGGACCGTTGAAGGAATTTGCGCCTTCTGGCCATCCGGCAAAAGCCTCCAACCACTGTGTCCCTTTGGGGATCGGGAGGAAGCCAGCTTCCTCCTGCATGATTCCGGGATTAAGAGAGCGGAAAGGCGAGATGTCATCGATGATCCAAATACCCCGACCATGAGTCGCAAGCACCAGATCATTGGTGCGTGGCTGAACCACCAAGTCGTCAACAGCCACCGCTGGGAAGGCGCTGCCCTTGTACTGCGCCCAACGCTCACGGCCGTCGTTGCTGATATACAGTCCAAACTCAGTTCCCAGGAAGAGAAGATTCGGGCTGACTAGATCTTCTTTTATGACGTGCGCCCAGCCGCGAACGCCGCTGTCGGCCGCCATAATCGACTTCCAGGTCTTTCCGTAATCAGTAGTCTTGAAAACGTGAGCAGTCATATCGCCATACATGTGGCGATCGACCGCGACGTACGCGGTGCCTTCGTCGTAGCGGCTGGCTTCCACCCAGGTAATCCATGAACCCTTTCCGATTTCGGGCGAATTGTCTGCGACGTTTGTCCAGTTCTTGCCGCCGTCGCGCGTGATCTGGATATTGCCGTCGTCAGTTCCCACCCAGATAAGTTGTCCATTCTTGGGAGACTCGGAGATGCTGTAGACGGTCGTGTTCATCTCCGCCGCGGAGTTATCGACGGTGATGCCGCCAGATTCTTCCTGCTTCTGCTTTTCGGGATCGTTCGTGCTCAGGTCAGGAGAAATTCGCTCGAAAGATTGACCATGATCGCGCGACCGGTAGAGGAACTGGGCGCCCAGGTACAGCGTGTTCTTATCGTTAGGACTGATCTGGATTGGAGTGTTCCAGTTGAAGCGGAGCTTCTTCTCGCCGTATTGCGGATAAGGCTTAATTGCGCGCGATTCATGCGTCCAGCGATTTACGCGCCCGATCTCGCCGCCCTGGGCTTCCGCGTAAATGTAATTGTGATCGGAGGGGTCCTCCCACATCCAAAAACCGTCGCCGCCATACATGTTTTCCCAACGCGAGTTGGTGACGCCGCTTGGATACGAAGAGTCACCTACCCATGAGCTGTTATCCTGCAGCCCGCCGTACACGTGGTAGGGAATCTGGTTATCCACGCTCACGTGATAGAACTGGGAGACCGGAAGGTTCATCTGGTGCTCCCAGCGCGTTCCCCCATCGAAGCTGCGCCAGAGCCCGCCGTCGTCGGTTGCGAAGATCGTGTTGGGATCGTCGGGATTGATCCACACATCGTGAAAGTCGCCGTGGGCCTGATTTGAAACTGCGCTGAAGCTCTCACCTCCATTCACGCTCAGCAACAGAACGAGATCGACTTTGAACACCTTATTCTCGTTCTTGGGATCGACGATCAGATTGGAAAAATAGAATGGACGCCAGACCATGTACTGGCTGGCGTCGAGTTTCTTCCAGTTCTGTCCGCCATCGTCAGTACGATAGAGCGCGCTGGCCTTCGACTCGATCATCGCGTACACGGTCTGTGGCTTCGACGGAGCTACTGCGATCGCGATCCGGCCGTACGGCTTCGGCGGCAGCCCTTTGGCGCTGCTCTCGGTGATCTCGTTCCAGTGCTCTCCGCCGTCGGTAGATTTGAAGATTCCGCTGCCCGGACCTCCGGAGCGGAAGGTCCATGGCTGGCGGCGGAAATCCCACGTGCTCGCATAGAAAGTATTCGGTTCTTGCGGGCTCATCGACATCTGTCCGCAACCCGTAGAACGGTTTGCGCCGGCGAGCACCTTGCGCCAGCTCTTGCCGCCATCGGTCGTCTTGTAAACACCACCGGCATCGTTGTCGGCAAAGGCAGATCCGGTCGCGCAGACAAATACTGTGTTGCCTTCTTTCGGATGCACGATCACCTTCACGATGTGCTCTGAGTCTTTCAAGCCAACGTTCGTCCAGTTCTCGCCGCCGTCAACGGATTTGTAAATGCCGTCGCCGATCGAGACGCTGTTGCGCATCCAACTCTCGCCGCTGCCTGCCCACACGATCTTCGTATTCGTGGGATCAACGGCCAGCGCCCCGATCGACTGCACAGATGGCTGATCGAAAACGGAACGGAAGCTGCTGCCTCCATTCACCGACTTCCAAACACCGCCGCTTGCTGCTCCGGCGAAGACGGTCAGGCGGCCCTTATCGGCAAAAGCGGTTACAGCCGCAACGCGCCCGCTCATGGTTGCAGAGCCGATGTTGCGAGCGGGAAGTCCCGAAATGGTTCCAGCATCAAAGCGCACGGATTTTGGCTCAGGTTGCTGCGCGAGGGATGAGCTGGCGAAGAGAATTTGGGAAACCGACACAGCAGTTAGGAGGCGCAGGTACATTCCCACTTTGGTGCTCGAAGTCATTTCGAAGAAGTCCTTTCGGTGCTGCAGCTTGTGTTGTTCATGTCAGTACCGCCGCCGGCACTGACACCAAAAGCCTCAGGATGCCAGCTTCATTAGGGCTTGCGTGCAAGTAGAATCCTCTATTCCACGCCCGGCTTGCCCGCGGGCTTGGCAGCGGGCGTTGCCGGAGCAGCCGGCATCTTGAATCCCGAATCCGGAATATCGATGTTCGCTTCCATCTTCTCGATGGTTACCGTCCCCTTCTGCTCGGGGCGGCCCTTCGGACCGCTGACGATCGAGAACGGAAAGAACACGCCGTTTACCTGCTTGTACGAGCCAAGATCAGTCTGGCTTTCCTTCACAGCGCCACGGATGAACTGCTGACGCTCAGTGCGGATCTCAATATAAGTGTCCGGATCGAGGTAGTAGTAAACGATGTCGCCGTTCTTGAGCGTGACCTTCAAGCGGTACACGTCATCGCCGTCGACCGAGTCACGCCCGAGATACTCGATGGTGTTGCCTTTGTCTTTGTAGTCCACCAGCGGACCATAGAAGTCGGCATCTTCAACGATGTCGCGCAGATCATCTTCACCGAGCATCTCGGGATCGCGCCGGCCCTGGAAAGGAGATATTTGCCAGCCGGTCTTACCGTCGTAAGCCTGGACCTGGGTCATGCCCTGAACCGTAA includes:
- a CDS encoding sialidase, translating into MYLRLLTAVSVSQILFASSSLAQQPEPKSVRFDAGTISGLPARNIGSATMSGRVAAVTAFADKGRLTVFAGAASGGVWKSVNGGSSFRSVFDQPSVQSIGALAVDPTNTKIVWAGSGESWMRNSVSIGDGIYKSVDGGENWTNVGLKDSEHIVKVIVHPKEGNTVFVCATGSAFADNDAGGVYKTTDGGKSWRKVLAGANRSTGCGQMSMSPQEPNTFYASTWDFRRQPWTFRSGGPGSGIFKSTDGGEHWNEITESSAKGLPPKPYGRIAIAVAPSKPQTVYAMIESKASALYRTDDGGQNWKKLDASQYMVWRPFYFSNLIVDPKNENKVFKVDLVLLLSVNGGESFSAVSNQAHGDFHDVWINPDDPNTIFATDDGGLWRSFDGGTRWEHQMNLPVSQFYHVSVDNQIPYHVYGGLQDNSSWVGDSSYPSGVTNSRWENMYGGDGFWMWEDPSDHNYIYAEAQGGEIGRVNRWTHESRAIKPYPQYGEKKLRFNWNTPIQISPNDKNTLYLGAQFLYRSRDHGQSFERISPDLSTNDPEKQKQEESGGITVDNSAAEMNTTVYSISESPKNGQLIWVGTDDGNIQITRDGGKNWTNVADNSPEIGKGSWITWVEASRYDEGTAYVAVDRHMYGDMTAHVFKTTDYGKTWKSIMAADSGVRGWAHVIKEDLVSPNLLFLGTEFGLYISNDGRERWAQYKGSAFPAVAVDDLVVQPRTNDLVLATHGRGIWIIDDISPFRSLNPGIMQEEAGFLPIPKGTQWLEAFAGWPEGANSFNGPSRPDVATIPYYQRARHIFGDLKIEIFDSNGKLVDTVSSSKHRGVNRAEWSMHLKPPKVPPAASASFGAAFGPRVLPGSYTVKMTKGDKTYESKVDVVLDPRVKFTDEDRKQQFDLATKLSAMLNHMSWAVDSIIAVHDTANHDASGLKDRDALKQKLTKLAADSDTIRSKIVATKEGGAITGEERLREFLAGLYSDVNGYEGRPTDSQAERTEVLRRELEDVIGEFQKLVTPQLDSLNKQLTAKKLQPIRLIPEQEWQKAQDAVESGAATPSVLGMREMD